The sequence CGTGGCAGAGAAAAGCGGACGAAATCTTTCTCTCTCGATAGTTGGCTCTTCAGAAGGAACACAAATTACTCTTGGAACAGATAAATAGTGCTCGGAACATCCTTACAAAGACAGCAGAAAAAAGCCCCAGCGGGCTTTTTTCCTTATCCTCGACGGTTTCCACTGTGGTATAGTTTTGCCCCAAAGGCAAAATTACACCACATCGGACCAAGCAAACTCCCCTGCGGACTGTCTTTGTAAGGATGTTCCTCGTTTACACCTAGCGTGGGGACAACATTTTTGAGACCGAAGAGTATTGGCAGTATAATAAAGCGCATGAGACACGTAATAGCCCACCTGAAAAAGGAGAAATATTTTAGCTATATATACCTCTGTGCTTTTCTCCTCTCTCTCCACTACGCTTTTGTTTTATATATAAACTCAAGTTTTCTCGAACAGTTTCTTTCAACTCAAACGATAGCATTTCTTTTCATTGGAAGTGCTCTCATTAACATCACCATCCTTCTCAATATCACGACACTCCTCCGTCGATTCGGGAATTGGAGACTTATGCTTTCATTCCTCGTGCTTGAGATGATAGGAATGCTTGGGATGTCCCTCTCTACAAATGGAGCGAGCGCAAGCATCTCATTCCTCGTCTTTGGAAGCATGGCATCCATCCTCCTTTTTAATTTGGATATTTTTCTCGAGACAGAAATCAAAACAGAGACACATACGGGCGGAATTAGGGGAATTTTCCTCACTATGTGCAATCTGGCCTTCGTCCTTTCCCCGTTCGTGGTCGGCCATCTGATCGGAGAAAATAATTACACGAGCGTTTATACGCTTTCATTTATCTTTCTTTTGCTTCTCCTTCCTATCATCATGTCGAAATTTAAAGGATTTAAGGACCCCGACTACTCTCCCATGCACGTAGGAAACGCTCTCTCGCATTTCAAAGGAAACGGCAATCTATTCCATATTTATGTGACGAATTTTCTCCTGCATTTTTTCTATGCAGTCATGATTATATACACACCGATCTATCTGCATCAATATATCGGTTTTTCATGGGGAACGATCGGAGAGATGTTTAGTATCATGCTTATTCCGTTCATTCTTTTCCAAATTCCCGGGGGAGAAATTTCAGATCATTTCGGCGAAAAAGGCATCCTCATCGTGGGGCTCATTGTTATGGCTATCTCAACCCTTTTCCTCTCTTTTATCGGTCAAAACGTGGTAGCGTGGACGATACTTCTGTTTTTCACCAGATGCGGAGCATCGCTCGTAGAAATTATGACTGAAACATATTTTTTCAAGCACGTAAAAGGAAAAAACTCCAATGTCATCGGCTTTTTCAGGACAGCAAGTCCCCTCTCTTTCGTTATTACTCCGATCGTGGCGACGCTCTTTTTGCTTCTTTTTCCAATGCAATACCTCTACCTTCTTGTAGGCGTTATGCTCCTTCTCGGAATTCAGTTCGCTTACAGTATAAAAGATACTATCTAGAAATTTATATTGCAGCTTTTTGTCTGCAAGCGTTCGAAGTCCTGACTCCCTCGTTATAGGTTGCGGCATCAGCTTGTCTTGTGTCGATAAGAGCGTCGTACTTCGTAACGAGAGCGTTGTATTCGACTACTTTTTTGTTGTATGTTGAATCGTCAGATGCAGCATCTATTTCCGCCTTTTTTGCTTTAAGCATTTTTTCCAAGCTGGCAATCTGCGCATCCAGAGATTTAATTTCCGCTTTCAGGGTAATGGAAGGCTCTGGACAAGCCGAAGAGGGCAAACCAAAACTCTGCACCGCTATCCACGTTTCCTGCCCCTCATAGAGGCCTTTCCCGACAGCTACCCCAATTTCTTTGTATTTTGGCTGCAAAATATTCTCTTTGTGTCCGGGAGATGCCATCCATGCGGCAATAAGCGTCGCGTCATCCTTAAAATTTCCAAGCGCGAGATTCTCTCCTACAATGATGTAATCGTAGCCGACACTTTTCGCCAGATCTCCCGGTCCTACTCCGGACGGAGAGACGTGTTCAAAATATTGTTTTGCAAACATATCCTGCATTTTTTTCTGAGCATCGGCATCAAGAAGAGCGTTTTCTTTGAGTAAAGATAAGGAAACTTTCGCTCTTTCAGCATTGGTAAGGGAGATAACTCCGCTTCGCGTAAGATTTCCAGTCTCCTTGCTTGATGCGACCCGAAGCGGAGAAGGAGCAAAAATTTTCTCGGAGAGGTTTTGGAGCGCAGGAATAATACTAAGCGGAGAAGCGGATTTTGAAGCGCTTGGATTTTCTGTTTTCTTGTTTTCTGTCTGGCCTAAAAATGACAGAACTTTTTCGGGAACAAGCGCGCGGACGTTATCTACTGCCTTATTAAGGCGCGCCCAGGAAAGCGGAATGCGGAGAAAATATGCAAGGATGAGAATAAGGAGAACAATCGAGAGAAGGAATTTTATAAATTTCCACATGACATTTTATTGGACATATTATATTCCAATATAATACAAAGAGAAAGGGAAACTTATGAGTGTATTCGAGTGCCTTTAAACGGTTCTCCTTTCAAATATGCGTCGAGATTGATGAGATTATTGCCGTTCATAACCACAACTTCCAAGCCAAAATTTTCAGCTTCTTTTGCGGCGATAGGGTCAAACGGAGAGCTCATTCCCGGCTCCCACTTTTCCGGAATAATCTTTCGAAATTCCGCCCAAGAAATATCTTCGATTATTTTTGCGTTGGGATTTTTTCTCGGATCTTTATCGTACACATAGTTGATATTCGAAAGATTAACAAGCTTATTTGCTCCGATATTTTTAGCGATAAGGACCGCATCTTCATCGGTACTGCAACCAGGTTCGTATCCCGCTCCTATAAGCACCGCTTCTTTGAAATCAACGGGAGTGCTTGGGTTATCTACAACATGCGGATGCGAAAGGGGTGCGAATATGGCACGCAAAAGTTCAGCATTCAGTTTGGTCGCTCCAATTCCAACCCAGTCCGCGTCAGAAGCGCTTACTTCCGGAGAAATTGCTCGCGCTGCTTCTTGATAATTTCGAGCAGTTTTTCCTCCTCCAGCAATAACAGCAAAACGAGTGCCGTTTTGAGTATGTCGAACAATAAGTTCCTTGAATTTCTTTATAAAATCCACATCGATCTGATGCGGGACAAGAATCGAACCGCCGACAGAGATAATAATTGGGCTTTTATCCATGGCTCATATAGTAGCAAAAGAAAATCTTTGAAGCTAGTTTCTGCCTCTCAAAGCCTCTCCGTCTCGGATGACAATGATTTTC comes from Candidatus Paceibacterota bacterium and encodes:
- a CDS encoding MFS transporter, producing MRHVIAHLKKEKYFSYIYLCAFLLSLHYAFVLYINSSFLEQFLSTQTIAFLFIGSALINITILLNITTLLRRFGNWRLMLSFLVLEMIGMLGMSLSTNGASASISFLVFGSMASILLFNLDIFLETEIKTETHTGGIRGIFLTMCNLAFVLSPFVVGHLIGENNYTSVYTLSFIFLLLLLPIIMSKFKGFKDPDYSPMHVGNALSHFKGNGNLFHIYVTNFLLHFFYAVMIIYTPIYLHQYIGFSWGTIGEMFSIMLIPFILFQIPGGEISDHFGEKGILIVGLIVMAISTLFLSFIGQNVVAWTILLFFTRCGASLVEIMTETYFFKHVKGKNSNVIGFFRTASPLSFVITPIVATLFLLLFPMQYLYLLVGVMLLLGIQFAYSIKDTI
- a CDS encoding CAP domain-containing protein — its product is MWKFIKFLLSIVLLILILAYFLRIPLSWARLNKAVDNVRALVPEKVLSFLGQTENKKTENPSASKSASPLSIIPALQNLSEKIFAPSPLRVASSKETGNLTRSGVISLTNAERAKVSLSLLKENALLDADAQKKMQDMFAKQYFEHVSPSGVGPGDLAKSVGYDYIIVGENLALGNFKDDATLIAAWMASPGHKENILQPKYKEIGVAVGKGLYEGQETWIAVQSFGLPSSACPEPSITLKAEIKSLDAQIASLEKMLKAKKAEIDAASDDSTYNKKVVEYNALVTKYDALIDTRQADAATYNEGVRTSNACRQKAAI
- the pyrH gene encoding UMP kinase; amino-acid sequence: MDKSPIIISVGGSILVPHQIDVDFIKKFKELIVRHTQNGTRFAVIAGGGKTARNYQEAARAISPEVSASDADWVGIGATKLNAELLRAIFAPLSHPHVVDNPSTPVDFKEAVLIGAGYEPGCSTDEDAVLIAKNIGANKLVNLSNINYVYDKDPRKNPNAKIIEDISWAEFRKIIPEKWEPGMSSPFDPIAAKEAENFGLEVVVMNGNNLINLDAYLKGEPFKGTRIHS